The genomic stretch CCGCCAAGCTCATCGACGCATTGGCGAACGCGGTGGATTGCCAACTGATGTGCGGCAGGATCTCGCACGATACCGCCCTTGCCGATATGCTCCCTGCCAGCCTCAAACTGCGGCTTCACCAGCACCACCGCTTCCAGTGCGGATGACGGGCCACTCAGGATCGCGGGGATCACTGAGGGAAGCACCAAAGTGGCCGAGATGAAGGATACGTCCATCGAGAGAAAGGTGATGCCTGCAGGCAGTCCCCCGGGCTGGAGAAGCCTCGCGTTGGTACGCTCCATCAACTCCACGCGCGCATCGGATCGCAGCTTTTGGGCTATCTGCCCATACCCGGTATCGACCGCGAGCACCCGCCGCGCACCATGCTGCAACATGCAGTCGGTAAAGCCTCCGGTCGAGGCTCCGACATCCAGGCAAAAACGATCGTTCAGGTCGATCTTCCAGTGCGCGAGCGCCGCTTCGAGCTTGAGCCCGCCCCGGCTCACATAGCGCAGATCTTCGCCCAGCAGCCGAAACACCGCATCCTCGGATACTGGTGCTCCTGGCTTTTCGATCTTCTGCTCGTTCACGAGAACGCGCCCGGCAAGGATCATTGCCTGGGCGCGTTCTCGTGTCGCGATAACTCCCCGCGCCACCAGCAGCTTGTCCAGCCTCGTCTTCATGGCTTGACTCGTGCTCTAGGGGGTTCCGGAACCAACGATGCGGCTGGCGTTGATCGAATTGCTGCCTCCTGCGACCTGACCACCTGTGCGGAGATCCACGACCCAGCCCGGCAAATCCACTGACGCCGAGATCGTGTCCGTATCCGTACGAATGACGATTATCTGAGAACTGGTGGGCGAGGTTACGTACACCTTCCCAATCAAGGCATTCGATACTGCCGCCACGGAGCGCGGCTGACTCATCACCGTAATCGTCTTCTTCACCGTGAAGCTGGTCATATCGACCACGCTGACCGTGCCATCTCCCTGGTTGGCGGTATAGGCTCGCGTGCCGTCCTGCAGCACAGCCACCGTCGCAGGATGATGGCCCACCGGAACCGTGGCGAGCACCCTGCCGAAGGTGGACGAATTATTGCCATACACGTCGGTGGAGATGTCGATAAAGCTGACCGTATTCGAATCGTAGTTCGCGGTCACCAGGATGCTGGCCTTCTGGTAGATCTGCGCGTACACCGGACCTGCGCCAACGGAGATCGTCTGGCAGTTATAGGGGCAGGGCTGGTGATCCGGACCCCATGTCGCCGCATTGAGCTGGTTTGTCTGGCCGTCGATTACCGACACTGTTCCGCTGCCGCGGTTGAGGATAAACACGCGACGATTGTCGGAAGAGGCCACTCCATACACTGGGCAGGCGCCAACCGTAATTTCACCTGAAACCGTGTTGGTAGACTCCTCAATCGCGTCCACCTTCCCGTTCACGCTCTGCGATGGTGTGTCGCAGACTCCCGGCGCCACCATCTGATTGATCGAGTACACCCGCTGAGCGCCAGAGTTCCCCACCACCGTCACCGGCCCCATCTCCACAGGAATTGCCTGCTTCAGGGCGACCGGGCTTCCGGTCAGGAAATCCACCTGGTTCGTCGCGGAGTCGGACAGGAAGACAGCGTTTCCCGTGGACAACACGTTAGCCGGGGTCGTGCTTGCCAGCAACGTGGTCACGTTCACGTTCTTCGTCATCAGGCTCGCGGTTACCGGAAAGGAGCTGATCGTCTGGTCGTGGTTCAAGGTATAGGCCTCCCCCCCGCTTGGGCTTAAAGCAAGGCCGATGGGGCCGGGTCCCGTAAACGCCTGGGCGAGGATGCTATCTCCTGAAAAATTCAGAATAGTCGCAACTCCAGGGGTCTTAGGGTCGGGAACAGCACCGGGAGCATTCTGCTGGGAGAGCGCCACCACCAGCGTGGCAGGTTGCGGGGCCGGGCCGGTCGGGTTGATCGGGACTACCACCGGGCGATAGGTACTTCCACAGCCGCAAACTGCGGCCAGCATCAGCAACCCACCGGCTGCCCACCAAGGGCGCTTCGGCCCTGTCAGACTCAACACTCGTGAATACCTCACTTAAACTTCCAGTCCTTCCAGGAACTCCCGCCGCGGCTGTATCCAGGTACCAGGGCGCGCGGTTTATCCGCCAGGAAACGCCGTACTTCGCTACTCTTACCAGAACGGCAGAACTGAAATTGACTCTCGAAGCATGATTGTAAATCACGAAAGGCACTCGAGGCCGAGACTGGCTCCAGATCGCGAAGATGACCCTACCTGAACAACCCGCTCCGGTCGCGATGGAACGCGCGCCAATCCTCGTCTGGCAATCTACTGCAATCCTGGCTACCACCCTGTCGCTGGCTGCTTTCTGGATTCTTGTGGTCGCCCATGCACCGGCGGGCTTCCCCCACTTTGCCCTTTCCGTGGGGATATGTTGCGCGCTGGCGCTGGCAGCCTGGATTCTGCATGCCGTCACCCCTATGGCGGCATGTACCGGCGCTCTCCTCGCTTTGTCACTGTCTATCTCCGGTCAGATCTGGTGGCGCTCCCCTCTGGTCCCGATGCTCGCGGTCTTCCTTCTTACCCACGTGGCAACCCGATTCCGTCGGGAGCGCAAGGAAAAACGGGGTCTCGCCGAAGCCCGCCGCGGCAGAGCAGCCTCGCAGATCGCCGCCAATGTCGGTGTTGCCGCATCGGTCTTGCCACTTGCTTCGGCGCACGACTGGCTCCCGTCGGTCCTGCCCTGCTTTTTCTGCGGAGCAGCAGTGCTTCCCGCCATCGTTGCTGCGCTGGCGGAGGCCGCAGCCGATACCGTCTCCTCGGAGATGGGGCAGGCCCTGTCCGGCCAGCCACGGATGATCACCACCGGCAGGCGGGTTCCACCGGGAACGGACGGCGCCATCAGCATTGCGGGAACGATGGCTGGGGCTGCCGGGGCCGGGATAGTTGTGCTGGTGTCGCTGGCGGTGCTCCACCTCTCGCCACTCGCCGCCATCCTCGCCTTTGCTGGCGCCAACTTTGGATTGTTTGTCGACAGCCTGCTGGGGGCCACGCTGGAGCGATGGGGATGGCTGAACAACGATGCGGTCAACTTCTCCTCAACCCTGGCCGCTGCCGCATCGGCGGGACTGCTCGCCTCTGTGTACCTCTAGATCGTTGCCCCGGTAAGCCAGTGGATATGCAGCCGCCACGCCGCATAGCTCATCATCTCGTGGAGCATCCGCTCCGCTGAGTCATATCCGCTGATGCTTTTGCCCGGCGGCCGCGGAGAGGTGTACACCTCGAGCCCCTCTGCCGCGCATAGCTCATGAATCCGGAAGAGATGGGTTCCATCGCTCACGATGACGATGCGCCGCAGGTGATTCGCGCGGGCGATCACCGCCAGCCTGCGCGCCTGCTGTCCGGTATTGACGCTCTGCGTCTCCGCGATGATCTGGCTCTCCGGTACGCCGTGCGCCAGCAGATAATCATGGCCCACGCCGCCCTCCGAGTGCACTTCGTCTCCCGCACCGCCGAGCGTAATCACTAATGGCGCAATTCCCTGCTCGTAGAGCGAGAGAGCGTGATCCAGACGGGCCCGCAGGACCGGTGAGGGCCTGCCGTCATACTCCGCCGCACCGAAGACCGCAATGGCGTCGGCGGTCCGGGCCTCATCGTGCTCGGCAAAGTATTGAATCTGCGAGTAGACCCATGCAAACCAACCCAACGCAACAAACACTGCAGTTGGCAGGAGCCATCGCAGCAGAGATCTCCCCGGCTTTCTTGCGCCTCGTAGATTTGTATCCGGAACGATCATGGTTAGCGCTGCAATGCCATCACAACCTCGTGGGTGGGGATGGCCCCTTCACGCAAAATCTGCCAGGAGTCTCCGTCTCCCGTAAGATCGACGATTGTCGTCGGGACAGCGCGGCCGGTGGGGCCGCCATCCACGATCAATGGAATCCGCCCGCCAATCTGATCTCGAACTCCACTCGCGTTCGTGCACTCCGGCATGCCTCGGAGATTGGCTGCCGTCGCAGTGATGGGCAATCCGAACGCCTCCACCACCGCCCGAGGAATGGCGCAGTCTGGTACGCGTAGCGCCACATTTCCCGTATTCGCTGTGCTGCGCAGAGGCAGGCGCGATCCTGCCTTTACGATAATCGTCAACGGTCCGGGCCAGAAGCGCTCCGCCAACCGGTCAAAGTTGGCATCAATCTCGCGCGCCAGCTCAAAAGCCTGGGCTACGCTGGCCAGCAGCAAAGAGAGCGGCTTGTGACGCAGACGCCCTTTGATCTGGTAAATTCGCTCCACCGCCTGCAGATTCACCGGGTCCACCGCAAGACCGTAAAAAGTATCGGTGGGCATCCCAACCACCTTGCCGCTCCTCAGGCAGGAAACGATGTATTCCACGTGCTTCGCTTCAGGTTCATCGGGATGGACGCGCAGGATTTCCGCAGACAAGGTCTCTCCGTACTGGGTAAGGTAAACGTTTGGCGAAGCCGGAAACTATCATACCGCTCGAGCACCCTGCAACTCCATGCAGGAACACAAGGTAGAATCGCACTGATGCAGACGGCTCGAAACCAGACGCGTATTCGCATTGTACAGAGCCGGCAGAATAGCCGGGTGAAAGAACTGCGTGCCGCTCTCTCCCGCGGCCCTCGCAGCTCCCAGGACCCCGTCGCTCTGGAAGGTTTGCACCTGGTCGAAGAGGCCCTGCGCAGCGGATTGAAGGTCACCACGGTCTTTCTCCGCCAGGGCAGCGAACCGTTGCTGGATACCCTACCGCTTGCGTCGGAGACCGAAGTTCTTGCGCTTCCGCCGGAGGTTTTTGCCAGTGCGCTTACCACCGAATCCCCCCAGGGAGTCGCGGCGCTTGCTCTCCCTCCCCACTTCGATCCCCAGGATCTCTTTCGCCGCCAGCCCCTGATCCTCGTCGCTGCCGGGCTGCAGGATCCCGGCAATATGGGGACGCTGCTGCGCTCCGCGGAAGCGTTTGGCGCAACCGGCATTCTCGCTTTGCCCGGCACCGTCAGCCAATGGAATCCGAAGGCCCTTCGCGCCTCTTCCGGATCGGCCTTCCGCCTGCCAGTGTTCGCCATGGGCGAGGGAGACGCCGTGGCCCTGCTGCGGCAGCATCGCCTTCTTCTGCTGGCCACTACCGTCAATGGGGGCACCCCTCTGCGGGAGATGAACCTGAACCAGCCCTGCGCCCTGCTGATCGGCAATGAGGGCGGCGGGCTGTCACAATCGCTGCTCGAGAAGGCAGATGCAGCCGTCACCATTCCCTGTGACGGACCGGTGGAATCGCTAAACGCCGCCGTCGCGGCCAGCATCGTGCTCTATGAGGCGTCTCGTCAGCGAAGCTTGCTCTCCACCGCTCTTGCCTCGCGGGAGCTCACACGGCCATGAGTCTCTTCGATCAAACGCCCGATCTGAGCGCCCACGACAGAAGCCAGGCCGCTCCCCTTGCCGAGCGCATGCGCCCGCGCACGCTCGACGAGTACGTCGGGCAGGAGCACCTGCTGGCTCCAGGCAAGCCATTACGGGTCCAGATTGAACGCGACGATGCTGCGTCGATGATCTTCTGGGGGCCTCCCGGCGTTGGAAAGACCACGCTTGCCAAGATCATTGCCGAAACCACCAAGGCCAGCTTTATCGAGTTCTCCGCCGTCCTCAGCGGCATCAAGGAGATCAAGCAGGTGATGGTGGACGCCGAAAAGGCCGCAGCCTACGGCTCGCGCACCATCCTCTTCATCGACGAGATTCACCGCTTCAACAAAGCTCAGCAGGATGCGTTTCTTCCCTACGTTGAGCGGGGAACCATTCGCCTCATCGGTGCGACGACGGAGAATCCTTCGTTTGAAGTGATCGCCGCCTTGCTATCGCGCTGTCGGGTCTTCACGCTGCACCCGCTCACCCAGCCTCAGTTGATCCTGCTGCTGGAACGCGCTCTGAAAGACGAGACCCGCGGTCTTGGCTCGTTGCACCTCGAAGCCGATGCGGATGCTCTCGCCATGATCGCCGACTACTCCAGCGGGGACGCGCGCAACGCATATAACGCGCTGGAGATGGCCGCACGCATGTCCAGCGATGGCCGGATCACCAAGGCTATTGCCGGGGAAGCGCTGCAGCAGCGGGTTCTACTTTACGACAAGCATGGCGAGGAGCATTACAACCTCATCTCTGCCCTGCATAAGTCTGTGCGGAACAGCGATGCCGATGCTGCTCTCTATTGGCTGGGCCGCATGCTGCAAGGCGGCGAAGACCCCATGTACATTGCCCGGCGCGTAGTTCGTATGGCGGTGGAGGACATTGGCCTTGCCTCACCGGAAGCGCTGAACCTGACTCTCTCCGCACGCGATGCCATGGATTTTCTTGGTTCGCCGGAAGGAGATCTCGCGCTTGCGCAGGCAGTCGTCTACCTGGCGCTGGCTCCAAAGTCGAACGCGGTCTACACCGCCTACGGTGCGGTTCGCAGCGATATTGAGGCGACGCGCGCCGAACCCGTTCCCCTTCACCTTAGAAACGCGCCGACCAGCCTGATGAAGTCCCTCGACTACGGCAAAGGCTACAGATATGCGCATGACGAAGAGGGCCGCGTTGCGGATATGGACTGCCTGCCGGAAAGCCTGCTGGGACGCAGCTACTATCACCCGACGCAGGAAGGCCGGGAGAAGCTGCTGGCGCAGCGGATGGCTGAGATCAAGCGGATCCGCGCTGCAAAGCACAAGCGTGAGGAGTAGTTACTGCCGCTGAAGACCATTCAACGCATCGATAACGATGCCTGCGGTCAGCACCTCGGGAAGCAGGCGAGGCGGTTCAGTCGCCGATGCCGGATAGATGGCATACGTCGGCACTCCGCTGCGGCCCAGTTGCGCCAGCGTCTGCGCAATCATCCCATCGTGCTGCGTCCAGTCCGCGCGTAGCAGCACCATTCCACTCTGCTTCAAGCGCTGCTGCACGTC from Acidisarcina sp. encodes the following:
- a CDS encoding YdcF family protein — its product is MIVPDTNLRGARKPGRSLLRWLLPTAVFVALGWFAWVYSQIQYFAEHDEARTADAIAVFGAAEYDGRPSPVLRARLDHALSLYEQGIAPLVITLGGAGDEVHSEGGVGHDYLLAHGVPESQIIAETQSVNTGQQARRLAVIARANHLRRIVIVSDGTHLFRIHELCAAEGLEVYTSPRPPGKSISGYDSAERMLHEMMSYAAWRLHIHWLTGATI
- a CDS encoding replication-associated recombination protein A is translated as MSLFDQTPDLSAHDRSQAAPLAERMRPRTLDEYVGQEHLLAPGKPLRVQIERDDAASMIFWGPPGVGKTTLAKIIAETTKASFIEFSAVLSGIKEIKQVMVDAEKAAAYGSRTILFIDEIHRFNKAQQDAFLPYVERGTIRLIGATTENPSFEVIAALLSRCRVFTLHPLTQPQLILLLERALKDETRGLGSLHLEADADALAMIADYSSGDARNAYNALEMAARMSSDGRITKAIAGEALQQRVLLYDKHGEEHYNLISALHKSVRNSDADAALYWLGRMLQGGEDPMYIARRVVRMAVEDIGLASPEALNLTLSARDAMDFLGSPEGDLALAQAVVYLALAPKSNAVYTAYGAVRSDIEATRAEPVPLHLRNAPTSLMKSLDYGKGYRYAHDEEGRVADMDCLPESLLGRSYYHPTQEGREKLLAQRMAEIKRIRAAKHKREE
- a CDS encoding YncE family protein is translated as MLSLTGPKRPWWAAGGLLMLAAVCGCGSTYRPVVVPINPTGPAPQPATLVVALSQQNAPGAVPDPKTPGVATILNFSGDSILAQAFTGPGPIGLALSPSGGEAYTLNHDQTISSFPVTASLMTKNVNVTTLLASTTPANVLSTGNAVFLSDSATNQVDFLTGSPVALKQAIPVEMGPVTVVGNSGAQRVYSINQMVAPGVCDTPSQSVNGKVDAIEESTNTVSGEITVGACPVYGVASSDNRRVFILNRGSGTVSVIDGQTNQLNAATWGPDHQPCPYNCQTISVGAGPVYAQIYQKASILVTANYDSNTVSFIDISTDVYGNNSSTFGRVLATVPVGHHPATVAVLQDGTRAYTANQGDGTVSVVDMTSFTVKKTITVMSQPRSVAAVSNALIGKVYVTSPTSSQIIVIRTDTDTISASVDLPGWVVDLRTGGQVAGGSNSINASRIVGSGTP
- a CDS encoding L-threonylcarbamoyladenylate synthase, yielding MSAEILRVHPDEPEAKHVEYIVSCLRSGKVVGMPTDTFYGLAVDPVNLQAVERIYQIKGRLRHKPLSLLLASVAQAFELAREIDANFDRLAERFWPGPLTIIVKAGSRLPLRSTANTGNVALRVPDCAIPRAVVEAFGLPITATAANLRGMPECTNASGVRDQIGGRIPLIVDGGPTGRAVPTTIVDLTGDGDSWQILREGAIPTHEVVMALQR
- a CDS encoding DUF92 domain-containing protein, with product MTLPEQPAPVAMERAPILVWQSTAILATTLSLAAFWILVVAHAPAGFPHFALSVGICCALALAAWILHAVTPMAACTGALLALSLSISGQIWWRSPLVPMLAVFLLTHVATRFRRERKEKRGLAEARRGRAASQIAANVGVAASVLPLASAHDWLPSVLPCFFCGAAVLPAIVAALAEAAADTVSSEMGQALSGQPRMITTGRRVPPGTDGAISIAGTMAGAAGAGIVVLVSLAVLHLSPLAAILAFAGANFGLFVDSLLGATLERWGWLNNDAVNFSSTLAAAASAGLLASVYL
- a CDS encoding TlyA family RNA methyltransferase; this translates as MKTRLDKLLVARGVIATRERAQAMILAGRVLVNEQKIEKPGAPVSEDAVFRLLGEDLRYVSRGGLKLEAALAHWKIDLNDRFCLDVGASTGGFTDCMLQHGARRVLAVDTGYGQIAQKLRSDARVELMERTNARLLQPGGLPAGITFLSMDVSFISATLVLPSVIPAILSGPSSALEAVVLVKPQFEAGREHIGKGGIVRDPAAHQLAIHRVRQCVDELGGEAIEIIDSPITGAEGNKEFLLHACFANG
- a CDS encoding RNA methyltransferase, with the translated sequence MQTARNQTRIRIVQSRQNSRVKELRAALSRGPRSSQDPVALEGLHLVEEALRSGLKVTTVFLRQGSEPLLDTLPLASETEVLALPPEVFASALTTESPQGVAALALPPHFDPQDLFRRQPLILVAAGLQDPGNMGTLLRSAEAFGATGILALPGTVSQWNPKALRASSGSAFRLPVFAMGEGDAVALLRQHRLLLLATTVNGGTPLREMNLNQPCALLIGNEGGGLSQSLLEKADAAVTIPCDGPVESLNAAVAASIVLYEASRQRSLLSTALASRELTRP